CTGCATATAACAATGCTGGTTTTTCTCTTTGGTCTAATAGTCTCCAAGATTATAGATCAAATTTTGTGGTTAATATTGTGTTTATTTTTCTCATTTTTATGGGTGGACTCGGATGGAGAGTCATTGATGATATTTGGTGTAATAAGAAAAATCTCTCATATAAAAAATTGAGTCTTCATTCTAGATTAGTTATTAGGACAAGTTTGTCTCTTATATTATTTGGATCATTAGGATTTTTTATCACTGAATCATTGTTAAATAGTCAATTTTTCAATAATTTAAATTTGTTTGAAAAGTTATTATCATCAATCTTTGAAACAGTCAGTGCAAGAACTGCAGGCTTTACAAATTACCCAATTTCTTTAAACTCTATCTCAGATACGGGCCTCTTGTTATTGATGACATTGATGTTTATTGGCGCAAGTACTGGAGGCACTGGAGGAGGAATAAAAACAACTACATTCATTGCATTAATGGCCGCAACTAGATCTACTTTAAGAGGGCAGAAGGATGTAATTATTAGCAATAGATTAATATCAGATAAAGTAATCTTAAAGGCTGTTGGAATCACGGTTGGTTCTTTGCTTTTTATTCTTTTAATGGCAATGCTGCTAAGTACTACTAATACATTTGTTAAAAAAGAATCTTTCACATTCCTAGAAATTTTGTTTACTTGTATATCGGCATTCGCAACAGTTGGTTTTGATATCGGTTTAACTGAAAAATTAAATCATTTTGGCCAATTTATTCTCATTGTTGGGATGTTTGTGGGTAGGCTTGGTATACTTTTGCTTTTAAGTGCACTTTGGCAGGCTCTCTATAAGAGTAGAATAGATAGACAAAAGAGAATTGGCTATCCTAGGGCTGATCTTTATGTTTAGGATTCACTGAGTATTATTATGGCTGATTGGTGGCAGTGGTCTCAAAAGAGAGAAAAAGAAGCATTGACTTTTGCAATTGTCGGAGTTGGAAGGTTTGGAACCGCAGTTTGTAGAGAACTTATAAGTAATGGTGCAGATGTTTTAGCTGCTGATTATTCAGAAAAAGCTATTGATGATTTGAGACAATTAGAACCTTCTATAGAAGCTAGAGTTGTAGATTGTACTGATGAAGAGTCTATGAAAGAATCTGGAATACTTGAAATGAATACTGTTGTCGTGGGTATAAGTGAACCTATTGAAGCAAGTATAACTACGACACTTATTGCTAAGGATAGTGAAGGTAGCAAAGTGAAAAGAGTAATAGCGAGAGCTACAAGTGACTTACATGAAAAAATGTTAAAAAGGGTAGGGGCAGATAAAGTTGTCTTCCCTTCCAGAATGCAAGGAGAAAGATTAGGTTTGGAACTGGTTAGACCAAACCTAATTGAAAGATTGGAACTTGATAACCAAACTGGTATAGATGAAATAACTGTTCCAGAGGAGTTTATTGGAAGATCTTTGCGAGATTTAAACATGCGGAAAAATTATTTAGTAAATGTTCTTGCAGCAGGACCTGCAGAAGAATTAACAGTTAATCCTCCTGCAAAATACATTTTAGAAAGAGGAAATATTTTGGTAGTTATGGGAAAAACTGCAGATCTACAAAAATTACCTCAAAATTAATTATTTTGATCTGATTTTTTATAGTATCTAATTCTTTGAGGAGCTCTTTTTAATTTTCTGATGCTTTGTTTTTCTAGTTCTTCTCTAA
This region of Prochlorococcus marinus str. GP2 genomic DNA includes:
- a CDS encoding potassium channel family protein: MADWWQWSQKREKEALTFAIVGVGRFGTAVCRELISNGADVLAADYSEKAIDDLRQLEPSIEARVVDCTDEESMKESGILEMNTVVVGISEPIEASITTTLIAKDSEGSKVKRVIARATSDLHEKMLKRVGADKVVFPSRMQGERLGLELVRPNLIERLELDNQTGIDEITVPEEFIGRSLRDLNMRKNYLVNVLAAGPAEELTVNPPAKYILERGNILVVMGKTADLQKLPQN
- a CDS encoding TrkH family potassium uptake protein — translated: MKFTSNVYKLKDAYRKLSVPQFTIVTGLFIIFFGTLILSSPLCSSAKVGLWEAFFTSTSAITVTGLTIIDIGIDLNFFGQVFLAFMLLSGGLGLMAITTFLQGFVVKGTKLRTRLDKGKTLDEFGVGGIGRTFQSIAITATCIISFGAIVLYSFGFIDIQNKWERLWSSIFHSISAYNNAGFSLWSNSLQDYRSNFVVNIVFIFLIFMGGLGWRVIDDIWCNKKNLSYKKLSLHSRLVIRTSLSLILFGSLGFFITESLLNSQFFNNLNLFEKLLSSIFETVSARTAGFTNYPISLNSISDTGLLLLMTLMFIGASTGGTGGGIKTTTFIALMAATRSTLRGQKDVIISNRLISDKVILKAVGITVGSLLFILLMAMLLSTTNTFVKKESFTFLEILFTCISAFATVGFDIGLTEKLNHFGQFILIVGMFVGRLGILLLLSALWQALYKSRIDRQKRIGYPRADLYV